The proteins below are encoded in one region of Xenopus laevis strain J_2021 chromosome 8L, Xenopus_laevis_v10.1, whole genome shotgun sequence:
- the LOC108699563 gene encoding zinc finger CCHC domain-containing protein 3-like, translating to MEEGVPAFARVKNSVRVVTEAAVGEERLIHIVDRILGEIGHVRREEILAIQDYPRRGVYDVTFIGEGVFSSFLKLLSENQEDSRLAGYRIFPHFEQEEVILIVKSYSPNVKLEEVQLVLSKFCEKLVFVGKVLNGLGIWTSKYRFKAKFKKDKLPPARFRLGTWSLDCFFNGMPGFCKKCRLYGHKEEACKVCRNCGETSHDSKDCKEPKKCNLCFQSGHLYANCLQRNGKIEKKAGKKENLFEDLFEEIPQSKVVEEEKSTAKSEVLVKRKTKVREETLVKTDSLVSVPETPAKKKPRTRGENLYRHWKDKTDEEIREYIAGWSDDEEFEEVHKCIQEGRVTGDYRERVLDFIRKLK from the coding sequence ATGGAAGAAGGAGTTCCGGCGTTTGCAAGAGTCAAGAACTCGGTTCGAGTCGTGACGGAGGCAGCGGTTGGCGAGGAGAGACTGATCCATATCGTGGACAGGATCCTGGGAGAGATCGGCCATGTACGCAGAGAGGAGATACTGGCCATTCAGGATTATCCCCGAAGAGGAGTCTACGATGTCACCTTTATAGGTGAGGGAGTGTTCTCCAGCTTCCTGAAGCTCCTTTCGGAGAACCAGGAAGATTCTCGTCTAGCTGGGTACCGGATTTTCCCGCATTTCGAACAGGAAGAGGTGATCTTGATTGTCAAGTCATACTCTCCTAATGTCAAGCTGGAGGAAGTGCAGCTAGTGTTGAGCAAGTTTTGCGAAAAACTTGTTTTCGTGGGAAAGGTACTGAACGGGCTGGGAATCTGGACTTCTAAGTACAGGTTCAAAGCAAAGTTCAAGAAGGACAAGCTACCGCCCGCAAGATTTCGCCTTGGAACCTGGAGTCTGGATTGCTTTTTTAACGGCATGCCGGGCTTTTGCAAGAAATGCCGATTATATGGGCACAAAGAAGAAGCTTGTAAGGTGTGTCGGAATTGTGGGGAGACGTCCCACGATTCGAAAGATTGCAAGGAACCCAAAAAGTGTAACTTATGCTTTCAAAGTGGTCATCTGTATGCTAACTGTCTGCAAAGAAATGGAAAGATAGAGAAAAAAgctgggaaaaaagaaaatttgtttgAAGATTTGTTTGAAGAGATCCCACAGTCTAAGGTGGTAGAAGAAGAAAAATCTACTGCCAAAAGTGAAGTCCTTGTGAAGAGGAAAACTAAGGTAAGAGAGGAGACCTTGGTGAAAACTGACAGTTTGGTGAGTGTTCCTGAAACACCAGCGAAAAAGAAACCGCGTACAAGAGGTGAAAACTTGTATAGACATTGGAAGGACAAAACCGATGAAGAAATTCGGGAATATATAGCAGGCTGGTCAGATGATGAAGAGTTTGAGGAAGTACATAAGTGCATCCAAGAAGGACGAGTTACAGGTGACTATAGAGAAAGAGTTTTGGACTTTattagaaaattaaaatga